The Bacillus oleivorans genomic sequence ATAAGCGATCAAACGAATTACAGGCTGGATCAGGTCTGCATAAATCAGTCCGATACCTATGGCTGGATAACCAATCCACCCCCACGTAGGCAGTCGCTCACTTTGACGCACAAATATTCCGACTAATCCTAAGATAACGATTGGTACCCCGATTACAAGAAGCGTATCTGATAGCATAGACTGCGAAATAAATGCCTCAATCCCATCCCCGGATGTGGGCGGCTGCGGTTTTAGCAGATGTCCAGTTGCTGCAAGCAAAGCCCCTATAATCAAAATAATCCCAGTGAAACGAAAAAACTTTTGTGAAATTTGCATATGGCTAACCCCTTTACTTGACATTTTTCTATACAAAAATATCATCCAGGTTTTCCCATTGTCATGGGAGTCGTTACCCGTATGAGTCGGGAACTTTTTGGGGCTTCTTCGGGAATCAGTATTCCTTTCTTCCCATTCCTTCGTTTTTTGCTTGCGTAATTGCTTCGGTGCGATCTGCAACGTGAAGCTTGCTGTAAATATTAGAAATATGATTTCGCACCGTTTTTAACGTAATTCCTAAAATCCTTGAAATCTCAGCATTGTCTTTTCCTTCAACGATGAGTTCTAGAATATCTCTTTCCCGCTCCGTTAACTGAGGAAAAATAAGGGGAGTGGCTGGCTGAAATCCTTTAAAAAATTGAAGCAGTCTTCCAGCAATTGCTGGGCTAAAGATGGACTCGCCATTAGCAACTGCCTGGATCGCACGGATCGTTTCAGTTCGATTAGCCCCCTTTAATAAATAGCCTCTTGCACCTGCTTTTAGGGCTGCAAACACAGAATCGTCATCGTCAAACATCGTTAAAATCAATACGCCAATCGCAGGAAATTGATTCGTAATAAGACGGGTTGCTTCGATTCCATTTTTTTTAGGAAGATTTAAGTCCATTAAAATCACATCAGGTCTTAACATAAGAGCCAAATCTATTGCTTCTTCACCGTTGGCTGCTTCGCCAATGAGCTCAGCATCTTCTGTTGATTGAAGAAGGGTCGCGATTCCTTCACGAAACAAAGGATGATCATCTACTACCAAAACCTTAATCATATTCGATTTCCTTTCTATCTTATATAGGCAGCTCTGCGAGAATCTCTGTTCCGCCAGCAGTCGGTGAATAAACGGAAAAACTCCCCCCTAGCTCTTCTGCCCTCTCCTTCATCGACTTAATTCCAATTCCAAATAGGAGACTATGAGAAAGCCCAAGTCCATCATCTATAACAGAAAGTAGAAGCTTTTCATTAAGAGTGATATCGATAATGCACTTTTTTGCACCAGAATGACGGACCACATTTGTAATAGCTTCCTGTACGATCCGATATACGGCTACTTCTACTGCTGCTGGAAGAGGGGGAAATGATTCCGGCCCCTTTACGATAAAGTGAATCGGACCCATTTTATAATGGGAAGTCAATTCTCGGATCGCAGATAAGAGTCCAAGTTCATCTAAGGTGGATGGTCTTAAAGAATAAACCAGTCTTCTAATATCTTGAATCAATTGTTTTATTTGTGAATCCATTTCTATTAATAGTTTCTGTGATTTGAATGGTTCTTTGTTCATAATCGTTTGGGCTACATCGATTTTTATCGCCAGACTTGCTAGACTTGGTCCTAGCCCATCGTGTAAATCTCTGCGCAGCCGGCGCCGTTCTTCTTCACGTGCATTCACAAGTTTTTCTCTGGACCATTGTAAATCCTTATAAAGAAGAATGGAGTGGGCAACGATCCCGACTTGACGTGCCATGTCATGAAGCACTTTTAAATCAGCCTGACTAAAGGGTTCAGCAGAGGAACGATGAGAAAGCAGCAATGTCCCCAGTTGCTGTCCTTGATAAAGCAAGGGAATCTCGACTCCGACTTCCCGCGCTTCTCCAAATGAAGCAACAATCTGGTCAGATCCTCTTTCATTTAATTGAACCGCTGCATAAGGAATTTTTAAGGCTTGTGATAATGTTTTTACAACGAGCGGAAGAACGTGATCTGTACTTCTTGATACTTCCAGAATTGAGTTTAATTGATTTAAAATCTTATAGGGATTGTCTCTGTCTCCGAATATAAGCCGATTTACAATAGATTGAAGCCGTTCTTTTAATGGCTGAAAACAGACGGCAATGATCCCGGCCGTAATAATAGAGGCAAGAAGATTATCTTCAGACTGAAAAAAACGGCTTAATAAACCAACCATCAAGACATAAAACAAAATTACAAATAAACTGAGGGCTCCATAAAGAATGGTTCGATGAATAACTATATTAATATCCCAAAGTTTATATTTAAAAATAGCAAACCCTATAGAGATTGGAATTAAGATTGAACTCGCTGTATAAAACAACTCCGTTGCAAATTTTAAGGTAACACCCAGCTGGCCGATAAAGTTTAAAGATAATAAGGCTATAAAATACATGGCTATACTGTATAGATACCATTTCATTTGCTGGCGCTGAATTTGATCTGATTTTTTTACATAACGGTAGGTTTGAGAGAAAACAAGAATGAGATGAAGGGTAACCCAGGTAACAATACTGGTCCAGATTGGCCACGTCTCTAAATCTATGAAGCTCCCAGGAAGATAAACCGTACCGGCACCTACGACTATCCATAAAAGCGCCGCTAACAGAGACCAGCTTGGAACAAATTTCCCGTCGGGCAGAACGAGGAATAAAACCAAATAGGTTCCGCCAAAAATGCTGATGATATGATAAAAAAACGTCCACTCTGGGAATTGTTCTGGAAAAGAAAACGAAATTCCAGCACCTAAGGAAATAAACACCATGGCGACGTACAGATTAAATACCATGCTTTCTTTTCGAAAAAGAAGCAATCCTGAAATAACATAAAATACAAGTGCCTCGATTAAGTCCAACGCAATTTTAAATCCGGTATACGCTTTAAGAGAAAGTCCCATTTCCTCTAATTGAATGACTTCCTTAACAGTGAGTTGACTCGTTTCCAAACAGCCATTATTCGGGGAATCACAAACGGTTTGGTAAGAGTCTAACCGAATCGGGAAATCTAAGAAAAACAGATATAAAGTTAGTAAAGCCATCACGAGCCAAATTAACCTAGACACCCATAGTTTTGAATCATATATACGTACCCTCATCCGATTCTCCTAAAGTCAATTTGTTAACGTTACATTTTATGCAAAATCATCCTATTACTTCTTCTAATTGAGTTCTATTTATTACCGGAAAATTCCTTTATTCCGATGGCAGTCAAAAAAAAACACTATTTCATTTATCGAGTTTTCATCTATAATTAGGAATAAAAATTTATCACTTGTTACGAATCGGATAATCGTAATAATACAGGGGGAATCCGCATGCTTCATATTAGAGAGGCTGTTTTAGATGATTTACCGGCTATGCTGGAGATCTACAATGAGGCGGTTCGTACGCTTACGGCTACCTTCGACTTAGAGGAACAAACACTGGCAGAAAGGAAGCAATGGTTTGAGAAGTTTGGGGAAAGGTATCCGCTTATTGCCGCAGAATATAACGGAGAAGTTGTGGGGTACAGCAGCTTAAGTAAATTCAGGGAAAAACCTGCTTACTCCCAATCAACTGAACTGTCCATATACATATCTTCTAAACATCGGGGTCTTGGGATTGGGAGCGCGCTTATGACCGAAATCCTTCAGCATGCCAAAGAGCTGGGCTATCATACTGTGATCGCTGGCATAACGGCAGGAAATGAAGGCAGTGTCAAACTACACGAAAAATTCGGGTTTGAATATATGGGACGCTTTAAAGAAGTCGGGTTTAAATTCGGTGCGTGGCAGGATGTCCTCAACTATCAGTACATGATTACTGAATCAAAATAAAATTAACAGGGGGCTGTCTAAAAAGTCAGGTAACTCTAACTTTCTAGACAGCCCCTTTACATTTTCCATTGTAATATATGGGTGTGTTAAACTTCGATGTTGATTTCCGCTCCAGGCACTTCGCTTTCCGCGGGCGGTACGGGGAGCCTCCTCACTATTTTGCTATTCAATGATCGTTACTTTCACCTGTTTTCTGCCCCATTGGACTGCTTCTTCATAGTCCGGGATAAACACATCAATCTTGTTTCCTTTGATTGCTCCGCCAGTATCTGCGGCAGTTGCATATCCGTATCCTTCCACATAGACTTTTGAACCTAGCGGGATTACAGACGGATCAACTGAGATTACTTTTGCATCTGGATTTTCTTTTAAATTGATACCAGTTGCTGTAATTCCTGAACAGCCTTCACATGACGCCGTATAAGCAGTGGCCACTACGATTATTTCTTTCCCTTCTGGTTCTTCATTGGTTTGCTGAGAGGTTGTATCTTGCTTACTTGCAGCCGTTTGTTTTAATGAGACAGTTTCTGTATTTGTATTTTCCTTTGCTGAATTCTCTGTTTTTACACTTTCTGCCTCTATTTTAGTATTATTTTGTACATCCGTAAAAATCGTTAAATTTAATCCAGGGTGGATTAAATCACAAGTCAGGTTGTTCCACTCCATTAATTGATCTACAGTTATCCCATGTTCCTGTGAAATCCCCCATAGAGTGTCACCTTTTTCTACAACGTAGTTTGTAGAAGGTGAGATTTCAAGAACGTCATTTGGATAAATCAGATGACTAGTTAAATTATTTAATTTTTTGATAGATTCGACGGAAACCCCGTATGCTTTAGAAAAATCCCAAAGCGTGTCCCCTTTATGTACGACTACTTGTTCTGCCTGAGCAGGTGCAGCGGCTGTTGCAAGGATCGCCGCAGATGCAATAAAAGATAAAACTCTTTTTTTCATTTTGTTCCTCCTCTAGCCGTTTTTTATGTGGACTATCTTATCAAAGTTTTCTTACAGAAAAAGAACGGAAAGGTATTAAATAGATGACTATAATAACAGATTCATAACAATATGACAGAGAGGGGGTTTTTTAGGCCATATTTCACATAAACGAACGGAAAACCCTAAAGCTTGTACATAATCGAAAACAAAATGTAATCGTTTGGGATGAATTAACAGCCAGCTAAAATGAATAGTGAAGCGTTTCAAAACCAGGGCTGTCCGATAAGTCTTGGGGGACGATCTTGTATTAGACGAGGAGGCTCCCCGTACCGCCCGCGGAAAGCGTAGCACCTGGAGCGGAAATCAACATTCTCGTTCAACACAAAATTTTTTTAAAAAAATGAAAAAAAAAAGGGCTCCTAAAAAGTCATTTTCTCACTTTTTAAACAGCCCCTTCTTGTCTGCTATTGTTTAACCCAATATTGCGTACATTCCTTATTTCGATCCATAAATCCATATTCGATAAAGTAACGTCGAATGGTTGCAAAATCCGGATGAGCAGTCTTAATCACTTCATTGACTTCCCGCTCGGTATACTTTTTATTGACATCAAAACGTTTCAAAATTTGCTGCAATACAATAATCTTTCTCTTTTCTTTACTTGGGAAAGTATCCAGCGGTCCATCCGGCCCCTGTTTAAAATAGGTTGCTAACACCTTTTCTTTTTCTTCCTTCGTAATCGCATAACGGTCATCCACCATTTTCGCCCCCTTATGGAAAGTTATAAACTCTTGTGCACTTTCGTCTTTTTCTGTTTTTAAAAGTCCCATTAAAGCTAGGAACACCTTCGCTTGTTTCTCTTTTTCCTTTAGCTTAAACCGATGATTTCTTATCGTTGATGTGCTGCCGCCTTTGAGTAGACGAACAATTTCTTTATCAGATAACCCCTGTTTAAAATACACAAGCAGCTCTTTTTGATGATCAGAAAGACCGGTATATTTTTTTCCCATTTTCACTAGATAATCAAACATAGAGTGATGGACATCCTTTATATGCTGTTCTATTGCCTTTCTTGCTTCGAAAAATAACTCTCCCACTGGATAAATAATCCCGTCTTCAAAACCTTTATTGCAAATCAGGCAAACATATTCACCTGTATCCTGCTTAAAAATGTATCCTTGAGCCAGTTCCTCAACCGATGCGCTCCAAAACAATTCCTCACCATTCATTTAGTAAACGTAGCCTCATTTCATTTATGTTTATGTAAACATAATATAAAATTGTCTATTTATATGTCAACATTATTATTTTCTGTCCAAAAAAATAAGGACATTACCTATAATCAGTAATGTCCTTAAACTTATGAAGCAGTAACACACTCTGTTTGCACCTAGCATCGATTAAAATGCATTCATTCTTATCAGTTCGTAGCACCTTGCTTAATTTTCAATCTCTGTTCTTGCGATATAGGCCGTTTTATAAAAACTGATACAATCCATGCTGTGACTACTAATCCGAATCCAAACAAAAATGCTGTTTTCATTCCAGCAATCATCGCGAGAATCTTTAATTCAGCTGCATTTTCCATCATCAAATGATTTTCAATAAAACGAGTAGAACGATTGGTCATGATTGATACGAGCAACGCTGTCCCGACTGCTCCAGCAACCTGCTGAAGCGTACTGATAATCGCAGTACCGTGCGGATATAACGCAGGTGGCAGTTCGTTCAAAGCATTGGTCATAACCGGCATCATAACCATCGAAATCCCTAACATTAATAGTGTATTGAAAATCATAATCGTGCTGTAAGGGGTTGACAATGTGATAAAGGCAAATTGCCACAGAGTAATGGCGACCAGACCTAATCCAATAAGTGCAAGCCACTTAGCACCAAATTTATCAAATAATCGGCCTGTAATGGGGGACATAATCCCCATGACAATACCTCCTGGCAACATGACCAATCCTGCTTCTAACGGACTGTATCCCAACGCATTTTGGAGAAAAATGGGCAGCAGCATCATCGCAGAAAACATCGCCATCATGACAATCATCATAATCAGCGTCGATAATCTAAAAATGCGGTATTTAAATGTCCTTAAATCAAGCAGCGGTTGTGAAATCGTCAATTGCCTCCAAGTAAACAGAATCAAAGAAACAACTCCGATTGCAATTGGAAAGAGGACTTCATTGCTTGACCAGCCTCCATTTCCTTCACCAGAACTGCTGAATCCGTACACTATTCCACCGAAACCTAAGGTTGAAAGTAAAAGTGATAACGGATCAATCTTCGGATTAGTCGTCTCCGTTACGTTTTTGAGCTTCATATATGAAAATATAATAACAATCAATGCGATTGGCAGAACGCCATAAAAGAGAACTCGCCAACTGAAATGTTCAACAATGACCCCTGATAAAGTAGGTCCAATCGCTGGAGCAAATGTAATAACAATTCCAATTGTCCCCATTGCCGAACCTCTTTTTTCAATAGGAACGATGGAGAACACCACATTTGTTAATAAAGGAAAGAGCAGCCCAGTACCCGCTGCTTGAAACAGCCTTCCGATTATAAGCCATTCGATCCCTGGTGCGATAGCTGCTACAAATGTCCCAATTGTAAATAAACCCATAGCTCCAAGGAACAAGCTTCTTGTCGTAAACCTCTGAATTAAATAAGCCGTTACTGGAATAAGTACACCAATAACAAGAAGGTATCCGGTAGTCAACCATTGTGCGGTTCCTGGAAAGATTCCGAAATCATCCATGATTTTTGTCAATGCTACGTTTAAGAGTGTCTCATTCAAAATCGCTACAAACACACCGAGAATCATAATCATGACCAACAAAAAGTTGTCTCTGCTCCCGAATGTCCCCTCATTTCCTCTTGACATCATAAATTCTCCTTTTGCTAGCAATTAAATTTTGTTTTTTATCAATGTTTTTTGCCACACCTTACTATCTTATCACGTCACATTACATTTCATTTCTTTTCAATTGCTAAATTAACGAACGCGATTAAGAAATTTATTCATCAACAAAGGAAGGGAAATCAGAATCGGAGGATCATCCATACGAGGAGCGTGAAGCGTGACTGTTCGATGCAATACAGAAGTATGGGCAGGAACGAAGATCGGCTCCTTCAATCGGGTACGCAAAGTGTTATAAGGAAGCATGATATCCGTTGGCTGCATCCCCCACGAGACCGATGTAGCCATTAGATAATAAGTGCCTGGTTTGACGTTTGTAAAACAAAAATTCCCTAAAGAAGGAAGCAATGTTCCATAAATAGGAGGGCCTTCAGGAATGGGTTTGGCGAATAATCCGATCAAAATAAACCCCTCAAAAGGAATCTCTGATTGGACCGTCCCTTCTATTTTATTATGTTGGATTGCAGCAGGATCTAACGTGCTCCAATTGCTAATACTTTTTAATGATTGAAAGTGGTCCTCCGCCTGTATGATTGAATTCCGAAACTGAGATGGGGTCATCCCTACCCTTTCCGTAAAACGGGTTGTAAAAGTTCCGAGACTCTGTTGACCAATCTCTAGCCCAATATCTCTTATACTCAAATCAGTTCGTAATAACAATTCCTTTGCTTTTTGCAGCCGGAGGGAAGAAACATAATATAGCGGTGAAAGTCCAATTCTTTCTTTAAAAATGCGTGTAAAATGGTAAGGACTA encodes the following:
- a CDS encoding response regulator; amino-acid sequence: MIKVLVVDDHPLFREGIATLLQSTEDAELIGEAANGEEAIDLALMLRPDVILMDLNLPKKNGIEATRLITNQFPAIGVLILTMFDDDDSVFAALKAGARGYLLKGANRTETIRAIQAVANGESIFSPAIAGRLLQFFKGFQPATPLIFPQLTERERDILELIVEGKDNAEISRILGITLKTVRNHISNIYSKLHVADRTEAITQAKNEGMGRKEY
- a CDS encoding GAF domain-containing sensor histidine kinase, with the protein product MRVRIYDSKLWVSRLIWLVMALLTLYLFFLDFPIRLDSYQTVCDSPNNGCLETSQLTVKEVIQLEEMGLSLKAYTGFKIALDLIEALVFYVISGLLLFRKESMVFNLYVAMVFISLGAGISFSFPEQFPEWTFFYHIISIFGGTYLVLFLVLPDGKFVPSWSLLAALLWIVVGAGTVYLPGSFIDLETWPIWTSIVTWVTLHLILVFSQTYRYVKKSDQIQRQQMKWYLYSIAMYFIALLSLNFIGQLGVTLKFATELFYTASSILIPISIGFAIFKYKLWDINIVIHRTILYGALSLFVILFYVLMVGLLSRFFQSEDNLLASIITAGIIAVCFQPLKERLQSIVNRLIFGDRDNPYKILNQLNSILEVSRSTDHVLPLVVKTLSQALKIPYAAVQLNERGSDQIVASFGEAREVGVEIPLLYQGQQLGTLLLSHRSSAEPFSQADLKVLHDMARQVGIVAHSILLYKDLQWSREKLVNAREEERRRLRRDLHDGLGPSLASLAIKIDVAQTIMNKEPFKSQKLLIEMDSQIKQLIQDIRRLVYSLRPSTLDELGLLSAIRELTSHYKMGPIHFIVKGPESFPPLPAAVEVAVYRIVQEAITNVVRHSGAKKCIIDITLNEKLLLSVIDDGLGLSHSLLFGIGIKSMKERAEELGGSFSVYSPTAGGTEILAELPI
- a CDS encoding GNAT family N-acetyltransferase produces the protein MLHIREAVLDDLPAMLEIYNEAVRTLTATFDLEEQTLAERKQWFEKFGERYPLIAAEYNGEVVGYSSLSKFREKPAYSQSTELSIYISSKHRGLGIGSALMTEILQHAKELGYHTVIAGITAGNEGSVKLHEKFGFEYMGRFKEVGFKFGAWQDVLNYQYMITESK
- a CDS encoding 3D domain-containing protein, translated to MKKRVLSFIASAAILATAAAPAQAEQVVVHKGDTLWDFSKAYGVSVESIKKLNNLTSHLIYPNDVLEISPSTNYVVEKGDTLWGISQEHGITVDQLMEWNNLTCDLIHPGLNLTIFTDVQNNTKIEAESVKTENSAKENTNTETVSLKQTAASKQDTTSQQTNEEPEGKEIIVVATAYTASCEGCSGITATGINLKENPDAKVISVDPSVIPLGSKVYVEGYGYATAADTGGAIKGNKIDVFIPDYEEAVQWGRKQVKVTIIE
- a CDS encoding DUF2087 domain-containing protein; its protein translation is MNGEELFWSASVEELAQGYIFKQDTGEYVCLICNKGFEDGIIYPVGELFFEARKAIEQHIKDVHHSMFDYLVKMGKKYTGLSDHQKELLVYFKQGLSDKEIVRLLKGGSTSTIRNHRFKLKEKEKQAKVFLALMGLLKTEKDESAQEFITFHKGAKMVDDRYAITKEEKEKVLATYFKQGPDGPLDTFPSKEKRKIIVLQQILKRFDVNKKYTEREVNEVIKTAHPDFATIRRYFIEYGFMDRNKECTQYWVKQ
- a CDS encoding DHA2 family efflux MFS transporter permease subunit; its protein translation is MSRGNEGTFGSRDNFLLVMIMILGVFVAILNETLLNVALTKIMDDFGIFPGTAQWLTTGYLLVIGVLIPVTAYLIQRFTTRSLFLGAMGLFTIGTFVAAIAPGIEWLIIGRLFQAAGTGLLFPLLTNVVFSIVPIEKRGSAMGTIGIVITFAPAIGPTLSGVIVEHFSWRVLFYGVLPIALIVIIFSYMKLKNVTETTNPKIDPLSLLLSTLGFGGIVYGFSSSGEGNGGWSSNEVLFPIAIGVVSLILFTWRQLTISQPLLDLRTFKYRIFRLSTLIMMIVMMAMFSAMMLLPIFLQNALGYSPLEAGLVMLPGGIVMGIMSPITGRLFDKFGAKWLALIGLGLVAITLWQFAFITLSTPYSTIMIFNTLLMLGISMVMMPVMTNALNELPPALYPHGTAIISTLQQVAGAVGTALLVSIMTNRSTRFIENHLMMENAAELKILAMIAGMKTAFLFGFGLVVTAWIVSVFIKRPISQEQRLKIKQGATN
- a CDS encoding helix-turn-helix domain-containing protein, translating into MTNRYSEIDEAITYIQQNIYEPLSLSQLASHVAYSPYHFTRIFKERIGLSPLYYVSSLRLQKAKELLLRTDLSIRDIGLEIGQQSLGTFTTRFTERVGMTPSQFRNSIIQAEDHFQSLKSISNWSTLDPAAIQHNKIEGTVQSEIPFEGFILIGLFAKPIPEGPPIYGTLLPSLGNFCFTNVKPGTYYLMATSVSWGMQPTDIMLPYNTLRTRLKEPIFVPAHTSVLHRTVTLHAPRMDDPPILISLPLLMNKFLNRVR